The nucleotide window TGAGTCCCTGTGGAGCTCTGTGAGCTCAGTGTGCGCACACCTGGCCAGCCAGGGAGACGTGTGCCTGGAGAGCGTGTGCACATGCCCATACCTGGGGCACTCCGAGGGACCTGGGCCCCAGGCCCGCAGGGCCGCGTGTCTGTCAGTGTTCTGGCCTCCTGGTCTCCTCTGCCCTCACCCAGAGGGGCCTGTCACCCCCAGCCCAGCTGGCAGGAGCTGCAGCCAGCTCAGCCCCACCCCCGTCTTCGCCTGCCCTGGGCTCTTGGGATGGCATGAGGGGGGCCTGACGCGGTGCTGAGGAGCTTTGCTCTAGAATTTACCCCCCAGCGTGATCTCCGTGTTCCCTGCCTCCGCCTCCATCCCCACTCAGCCCCAGGCCCCTTGCAGAGGCCGGTGAGGGCCCAGGTGTGCTGATTTCATGTACACACACTCATATACCATACacccacatcacacacacacacacacacacagaggtgtaCTCATATACCATACACcctcacaccacaccacacacacacacacacacactcatataccatacactcacaccacacacacacacacacactcatatactaTACacccacatcacacacacacatatacgtacCAGGTGTACTCATATACCATACACCCACACACCAtaccagatacacacacacaccctcatatACCATACACcctcacaccacaccacacacacacacacacacacacacactcatataccatacactcacaccacacacacacatatacataccagGTGTACTCATATACCATACACtcataccacaccacacacacacacacacacagagaggcgTACTCatataccatacacacacacacgcactcataTACCATACactcataccacacacacactcatataccatacacccacacaccacacacacacacacacactcatataccaTACACTCACACCCACCACACCAGCACTCATACCATacactcacaccacacacacactcatataccatacacccacacaccacacacacacacacacactcatataccatacacccacacaccacacaccaccaccatacacccacaccacaccacacacacgcactcatATACCATacactcacaccacacacacacatatacataccagGTGTACTCATATACCATacactcacaccacacacacacacacacacacacacacaggtgtacTCATATACCACACttacccccacacacacagaggtgtACTCATATACcgtgcatacacacacgcactcatATACCATAcacccacacaccacaccacacacatgcacacacacacaccctccctccACTGTTCCTCCCCAGACTTCCTGTCCCTTTGCCCCTGGGGCACCTGCAGGCACAGAAGGAAGGCGAGGGACACGGTGACCGCTCTGGGCTCCTCAGGCCGAGTGAGCCCAGCTCTCGCTCGTGGACACTTGCCTTCAGCTGGCTGGGCTCCGATTTCTCCCCACATCCACGATGCAGTGCCCTCTACTTCTAGGAATGTTACGCTTGTGAAAAGCTAGACTTCTGCCTTCCACACCCTGCAGATTCGAAGGTTTCTCTGTGATTCTGAGATTCTGTTTTCTTAAAATCTAAGATTCCCTGTTTGGGATTCTGAGAGTTGAAATTCTGAGCCTCGGGGGTCTCCATTACCCCCCTCCACCTCTGTTCAAACCCCCACCCCCGGGACCCtaccccagcccccaacccccagccccaTCCCTTTCCTCTATGTCCTTGTGCTGACCAAGCTGGGAGGCCCACCCTGGgatggaggggagagaggggtcTCTTGGGACACAGGCTCCACTCTCCTCCACCACGGCGTTCCGTGTCCTTTGCATGGAGTCCAGCCGGGGGTTAAGGAGCGGAGTGTGGGACACAAGTGCCTGGAGTGTCTCACCGGGGGGACTGCTGTGTGCAGCCTCTCCCCAACTCTGGAGAAGTTTGTGAAGCAGGCTTTCTGTGAGGCAGACCCCGGCATCCCTGTGGTCCTgcatgggggaggggggtggcttCTGTGCCCAGACCCTGACACTGCGCTCCTTAGCCTGAGGGCAGACACACCACCGGTGCCTCAGGGAGCTTCCAGAGGATCCAGTAGGTGTGCCCTCATCTCGAGGGAGCCCCAGGGATCGCGGGGAACAACAGCCCTTCCTTGATCTGGTGAGGGAAACTACACCAGCCCAGATGAACACCCACCAGGCCCGCCTGTCTCTCTGTACGCCCCAGGGCCCCCCTCGGCACCGGTGAATCTGATCTCCAGCGTGAACGGGACGTCTGTGACCCTGGAGTGGGCCCCTCCCCTAGACCGGGGCGGCCGCAGCGACATCACCTACAACGCCGTGTGCCGCCGCTGCCCGTGGGCCCTGGGCCACTGCGAGACGTGCGGGAGCGGCACCCGCTTCGTGCCCCAGCAGACCAGCCTGGTGCAGGCCAGCCTCCTGGTGGCCAACCTGCTGGCCCACATGAACTACTCCTTCTGGATCGAGGCAGTCAACGGCGTGTCCGACCTGAGCCCCGAGCCCCGCCGGGCCGCCATGGTCAACATCACCACGAACCAGGCAGGTAGGCGGAGGTGCCGGtccccagctccccagccctCGCCCTCCGCAGCCTCAGAGCTGCAGGTTGCCTTTGGGCAAGTGCCCACCTGTCTAACCCTGTCCTCCTGACCAGGATGCCGAGCTACAGGCTTTCCATGCCCTTAGAAAAATAGAACACatgctctttgcaatcctgtgggctgtagcccgccaggctcctctgtccatgaacttttccaggcaagaatactggaatgggttgccatgccctcctccaggggatcttcccaacccggggatcgaacccacgtctcgtacacctcctgcattggcaggcgggttctttgccactggcgccacctgggaagccctcctgtaAGTGGGAGTGATCCAGAAAGCCCTGAGGTAGACCAGCATGACCATCCAAGGCCTGGGTTCCAGAACTTTCCCCCTCTGCCTCTGTTTACTCCCTGATGCAGTAGGAATAATCATACCTCTGCGATTACTGTCATGAGGCTTAAGTGAAGGAGATAAAAACGCTGAGCCCAGCAGCTGGCCCATGGtacgtgctcaataaatgtcattaaaaaataaactcactcTGATGGCCATTTCCCAGAACAGCGGCCactgctgtccctgggatggTTTTGGCCACACCAGTTTGGACAACAGCCATTTAGCTCTCTGTTTCTAGCCAGTCGTTGGGCTGAATATAGCCCCTTTCTTTCCCCATCCTGGGGGGTCCTGCCTGTCAAGCAGCGGCCTGACCTGAGAGCCCTCTGCGGCAGCTTTCCCATTAACAGCCCCCTGGCTGTTAATGCGCCCCGTGGCTCCTCACCACCCCCCACTTTCGTGTCCTCTAACACCATGCAGGCCTGGCCCAACAACTCTGTTCCCACTGTGTTACTAAGGAGGACTCTGAGCCCCAGAGCCACCCAGGGTCTTTGCATAGAGTGGTCGAGTCaggattcgaacccaggtctgtctcGCTCCCAAGTGAAACAGGcttcccagcccagagcccaGGGCACCCCCCTCCCAGAGGCCAAGGCTTCATCCTCCCAAGAGACCCTCATTCCTCTGGCATCTGGGGAGCACCTATCAGATGCCAGGCTGTCCGCTCGATGCTGATGACTCAGAAAGGATTAGGCCCTGCCCCTGCCCGCGTGTCTCTGGGGCGGCCGAGGCAGGTGACCAGCTAGCTGGGGGTGAAGGAGAACCCAGAGTTACTCACATGGCTCAGGGGCTCCCTTGTTAAAAAGAGCAGCCTCCCAAGAACCCACACGCCCTTCCAGCCACCAGACTACTTCTTTccatgtggaagcttcctgaaaaGAACTGTCATGCTCACACACCTGTGTCCTCTCCTCTGCAGACAGCTTTGGGCACCTCCAGTCAGACACCTTTGCCCTCCTGTCCCTAGAAATTCAACTTGCAGTGGGCATTCCCTCCCCTGCTCTCTTGCTTTCCATGCCCAGGCCCACCCCCCATTTTCCATCCACCTGTCTGGCCTGTCCTCCGTCTCTACCAGCCCCTCTTttctcagttcggttcagttcagtcgctcagttgtgtccagctctttgcgaccccatggactgcaggacgccaggtctccctgtccatcatcaactcccagagtttacttaaactcatgtccatcgtgtcggtgatgccacccaactatctcatcctctgtcgtccccttctcctcctgccttcaatctttcccagcatcagagtcttttcaaatgagtcagttctccccatcaggtggccaaagtactggagtttcagcttcggcatcagtccttccaatgaatattcaggactgatttccttcaggatggactggttggatctccttgccgtccaagggactctcaagagcgtcctccaacaccacagttcaaaagcactgcttcttcggcgctcagctttcttcatagtccaactctcatgtccatacatggctactggaaaaacgatagctttgtctagacagacctttgttggcaaagtaatgtctctgctttttaatatgctatctaggttggtcatagcttttctttggaggagcaagcgtcttttaatttcatggccaacAACTCTTCTCTAACAACTTCCAAAAGCTAGACGACCCCCGGCTGGTCCAGGACCCTCCTCTCTTTCCTACTCAGCCCCATCTCTCCTGAGTGAGGACTTCTTATCAAGGGTCCTCCAGCCTTTGGAGGGTGAGCAGCGGGGAAACAGGAAGGCTGTGGCCAGAGGGGGCAGCGGGGACGAGGTTACAGCTCCGAGAGCAGTCCCCTCCATTTGGCTGTGGCCGGGTTGACATCTGACGTTCTGGTCAGGCTCATGTCAGAGGCATTTGCCCAGAAtgcaggaggtggggaggaaatgGGAGGATGAGGGAATGAGCCAGGGGGTGAAAGGGTGATCTAGTGTGGCAGCCAGGGTACTTGAGCTTAGGTGGGCAGCGGGTCAGCTCATGTCCCCTCTCTAAGTAGCCAGCGCCAACCCACTCACGCCCTCCAAACCCAGGCAGTGAGGGTGCCCGTTCCTTTGACTCTTTCcccactttctccttttcttcctccttctctgagCAGTCCTGAGGTCCTGCTGCACAACCCTTGAGGCCCTGGGCAGGGGCGGGCAACGTGGCAACGCAGACGTCAGGGTGGATGAGAGGGGCCGCCCGGGAGGGCTGGCAGGGGTCCGGCAAACTTACTTCCGGCTTGGCCAGGGAGGAGGCAGTGGAAGTTGGGGTGGTCAGGCCTCACATGGGTCCAGCCCAGCCCGGCTTCCTAGATGGGAGCCAGGCTGCTCTGACCCCGTGTAACTGACCAGGCTGCCCGGCAGTGATTTGCCATGAGGAGCGGAGGGGACTGGTTTTCCTGGGGCAGCGGCAGGACCCTTGGCAGAGTGAGTGTGGTCCCAGCTAACATCCCAGGGCCGCGCCTGGGCAAGGGACACACAAAGGCCTCAACATCACCCATCTCTCCATCTGACCTAACCGAGTCCCCCTCCCCCCTATCCTCCGCCCCCCAGCCCCGTCCCAGGTGGTGGTGATTCGCCAGGAGCGAGCAGGGCAGACCAGCGTCTCGCTGCTGTGGCAGGAGCCGGAACAGCCCAACGGCATCATCCTGGAGTACGAGATCAAGTACTACGAGAAGGTACCACCCACGGGGACGGAGCGGGGAGGGCGGCAGGCGGGCGACCCGAGGCtgaccgccccgcccccgccgcagGACAAGGAGGTGCAGAGCTACTCCACCCTCAAGGCGCTCACCACCAGCGCCACCGTCTCGGGCCTCAAGCCGGGCACTCGCTACGTGTTCCAGGTCCGAGCCCGCACCTCGGCCGGCTGCGGCCGCTTCAGCCAGGCCATGGAGGTGGAGACCGGGAAACCCCGTGAGTGCAGGGGGGAGGCAAGGGCGCCGCCAGGGTCGCGGGGGTCAGAGGAAAGGGGCTAGTAGGCGCTGGGCGGTGTGGGAACCGATTGGCATGTTCATAGGTGGAAAaagaactgaggttcagagaagggaGGTTACACACCCCGGGTTGAGAGAGCTCATAACAGCCCATCATCTGCGGGCTTTTCCCGAGCATCAGTGTGACTGGCAGGATCCTGGCGCTCCTTGCCGACAGGAAGACCCTCTAATCGGCCCCGAGACCCTCTAGGGAGTTGGCGGTGTCCACCTCCCCACTTTCCAGGCGAGGGACACGAGCGTCAGAACAGTCAAACAGATTGCCCAAGGTGACCCAGCAGAGTAAAAGACTTGAATCTGATCAGCCTGGGGGCAGGCTCTGTGCTCCTTCCCCAGTATcgttccccctccccccccaccgccccgccccccacctccagaACAGCGGTTCCCACAGCATCGTCCAGGACCGGCAGTCACGTCAGTCCCTGGGAAGTGTCAGAAACGTtcattctcaggccccaccccacatCTTTGGAATCAGAAACCCTGAGACTAGAGCCCCAGAAATTTCGGTTGGATCAAAACCCTTGGGGGTGATTCCAGCGCACATTCAAGCCTGGGAATCCTCTGCCCTGCACGCCCCGCCCCCCCCATCTCCggccaactggggtctcctatacTCAGCACCCTCCAGGGGGCAGTGTTAGGACAGCGGGTTTCCAAGGCTGAGTCGCTGCCCTGCCTCTTGCCGGGCATGCCCTTGGAACTTGTGTGTCTCAAGCGCTCTTAGGTGTGACCCCACATTGGCACCGTCCAAGTAGGAATCCTGCCTGACTCACTGCTGTGTGTCCTTGAGCAAGTTCCTTGAGTTCTCTGGGCCCCAGTTTTCTGGTCTGACAGCTCACAGTAATGCTGGGATCTCCCTGGAGAAGCTGCGGGTTAACTGGCAAGAATGCGCGGTATACCCAGCTTCGTCATTTACAGTAACAGGTAGGGCAGGTGGTTTTGGACTCGTcggtgagaaagctgaggctcagaagtTTGGTGACTCTGCTCGGGTTGCACCGTCCTGGGAAGGGGTGGCACCAGGTTGGGAAGCAGGATATTGACACGGCAGGTTGTAGAGGGGAGGGTCGGGGCAGAGGCAGGTGCACCCTGTGCCCCGACTCTCAGAGCTGAGGAGGCGGCCACTGGGCCCCAGGAAGGCTGCCAGACCTCTGAGGCCAGGGCGAAGAGGTGAGGcagcgcccccaccccgccctggtTTCCCCCGCACAGGGCCCAGCTACGACACCCGGACCATCGTCTGGATCTGCTTGACCCTCATCACTGGCCTGGTtgtgcttctcctcctgctcattTGCAAGAAGAGGTGGGTGGTCCCGGGCACCCGCCACCCTGAGCCCCTCCCCCGGAGCACTGTGTCTCCTGCCTGTCCCCAGCCCCCGCCGAGCCAGTGACGCTTTGTGCTTGGGGCAGGGCTCTCTTATGGACAGACctgttctttccctccttcctggcACACTTTTCCCTCTCACCTTCCACGCTCAGGCCCACCTCCTGTTTTCCATCCACCTGTCCCGCCTTGTCTTTCTGCATATCCAGCTTTTAAACCAACTTCCGAAAGCTGGAGGATCCCGGCCCATCCAGACCCTCCTCTCTCACCCGCTTACCCTGCACCTTACCTCAGTGACCTTATCAGGGTCTGCGGCTTTGAATTCCACCTTCACGCTGACATCTGCCTAAGTGTGGCATCCACACAGGCCTCTCCCCTGAGGTCCAGTTGCCCgctcccatctccactcgaatGTGTTTCCGACACATAGCACCCCCAAACCAGCCCCTCCCCAAGCCCCGTCTCAGAATGTGGCACCACCATTCGTGGGGTGACAAGCCCCGAACCTAGCCATTATCCTCGGTTCTCGTTTCCTCATGCCATGTCCGCCCACCAGCCAGTCCCACTGGGTCTCCCTGCAACGTGACCCCCTCCATCTCATTCAATCCTAACGATGCCCCAGGATGTATAGATTCCGACCTCATTCTGCAGGTGAGTAAGCTGAGGATCAGAGAGGTGAGGCCACTTCAGCTAAATAGGTGTCAGAAGCGGGACAGAACACAGATCTGTTAAAAAAACTGAAGACCGGGCTCTTAGTCACTCTTCCACTCGGTTCcagagggaggtggggtgggcttCGGATCCTGCTCAGTGAGAATTCGAAAGATCAtccatagatggagaaactgaggcccaggggagggaaggggcttgCTGAGGTCACGTGGCAGAGTTGGCATCAGAAGCCTCATCTCCCAGACCCTCTGCCGGGAGTGCTTTTGGTATAAAATTGAGCTAGGAATACCATATATTTTGCTGTGAAGGCTGAGTAGACTCAACTGTGTAAACTACACAATGCTTTtttatgaagtattttttaaatatttatttacttggctgcatcgggtttagttgaggcatgcaggatcttgtgttgcggtgcacagactctctagttgtgacacacgggcttaggtgcactgcagcacgtgggactttagttccctgatcagggattgaacccgtgtcccctgtgtTCCAAGGCCAACTCataactcctggaccaccagcaaagtcccatgCCGTGCTTGTGAATGTCAAGGATGTCCCAAGGGCAGGGACTGGGGTGGCCGGAGCTGACTTGAAAGGGGATGGGGGAAAGATAGGGGGAATTCGCACGTGTCGCTGATGGGGGTCAGGGCTGAAGCTGAGGACCGTCCCCCTCCACAGGCACTGTGGCTACAGCAAGGCCTTCCAGCACTCAGATGAGGAGAAGATGCATTATCAGAACGGGCAGGGTGAGTGCAGGAGCCTCGGGGTCCAGAGGGGAGAGGGGCGTTCACAGCAGGGGCCagtgctgggctggggctggaaaaaaggagggaagggaaaaagtGCCCGCAGAAGAGACTAGAGCcctggagagagagacagcaggGTGTcacacagcccccagcccccagcccccaggggcATGGTGCGGTTCAACTTCGTTGGGTTTGCAGAGGATTCTATAGAGATCTTCCCAGGGAACTGCCCAGATTTCTGCACTcacacacatgttcacacacagggttttttttttgggtgggggggTTGGTCATATACTCTTGGACAAGAACGCTTGCTACAGAGAACTTTTTCCGGACCCTGCAGAGACCTCAGAAAACAGGGCAAATATGAGGATACCTACCTCAACACTCTACTTCTTTGCCCATGGTAGAATCAGTTATGGTACTGATTCCCATGGAGCCTGAATGTGGCCTCAGAATCCTACTTAACCCAGTCTTTTAGAGAACCACTTTGCATCCACCTGAGTCGGCACTGTGGTGAAACCACTCTTGGTCACACTCCTACGCTAGGAATGAGAAAGATCTTCATAAGGACCTTGGGTTAGTTTGACCAATTGAAAAGGATTTTAAGGACCCTGAAAGTGAGCCCAGAAATATGTTGGACATACTCAGAACTCACTAGACATCCCCAGATCCCCTACAGACCTCAGAGCCATTCCACAGAGACCCCGTTTTCACTTGGCAAACACTTACTGGATGCCTGCTGTTTGCCCCCCACATCCTGAGATTCCTGAAGATGCTTCTCACCCCACCCTCAGACCCTTCCCAGACTCAGGGAAGGGCTGGGAGGGCACGTCCTCAGGGACCCCAGTGATGGCCCTTCTCTCCTGGCCCCTCAGCGCCTCCACCGGTCTTCCTGCCCCTGCACCACCCTCCGGGGAAGATCCCAGAGCCCAAGTTCTATACAGAACCCCACACCTACGAGGAGCCGGGCCGGACGGGCCGTGGTTTCACCCGAGAGATCGAGGCGTCTCGGATCCACATCGAGAAAATCATCGGCTCTGGTGAGCTGCAAGGCTTGTGCATGGGGGTACGTCATGGAGGTGCCTGGGAGAAGGGCACGCTGGGCAGAGGGAGCGGGGCACCAAGATGCCAGGCATGGCCAGGCATATGGGTGTGCAAGACGGGGCAAGTGCAGAGTTcaggtggaggaggggaaggtCCCACCGTCTGCCCCCTGCCTGCTCCACTTGGGTCCACAGGCGAGTCCGGGGAAGTCTGCTACGGGCGGCTGCGGATACCGGGGCAGCGGGACGTGCCCGTGGCCATCAAGGCCCTCAAAGCCGGCTACACGGAGAGACAGCGCCGGGACTTTCTGAGTGAGGCGTCCATCATGGGTCAGTTTGACCACCCCAATATCATCCGCCTTGAAGGTGTCGTCACCCGTGGTAGGTGCCAGGTGAACAACAGCCTCAGCCTTCAGAGCCCCTCCTGCTGGAGTCAGGGCTCTGGGTCCATCTGCCTACCACCCTGCCCTGCCCCGTCCCCCTGGTTCAGGTCCCCGGATGACTTGGCAGGGAAGGGGACCCAGAGCCAGGACCCTAGTGGAAACCTTACAGTCCCTGGGCCCCGTGGGCTCCTGGCAGCTCATAGCTGGGTGGGGGGTGGCATGGTCATGGGGTCATGGCCCTGCAGCCCTGATCCCCCACCAAGAGCCACTTCCTCCCCATTatgcaccccccgcccccaggccgtCTGGCAATGATCGTGACTGAGTACATGGAGAACGGGTCTCTGGATGCATTCCTGAGGGTGCGTGCCCCACTCTGCTTTCCACATGGGCTGGGAGAGGGAAGTTCAGTCTGGGTGATAGGAGATCATGCGAGGCCTCCAAATACCCCCTGGTCCCCAGAGCTTAGACCTAACAGACCTGGGGAAGGGGGAGCCAGGGGTGGAGAGGGTCAGTCCGTCCAAGTGCCTTTCAGCCCCCATCACGTGAAAGTCCCTCTGCTGTGGGTCCTGCGGCCCTGTCCCGCACACAGGCTAAGAGCGGTGCCTCTGTGGGTTCCCAGGGCCCCACCCAGCTGGGAGGCATGGGGTGGGGGCCGGAAACCCTGATTCCCAGCCCTCGCCTGGCCATGTGTCTGTCGGGTGGTCAGGGACAGGGCCATACCTCTCTGGGTCTCCCTCTCCCCTTGGGCAAAGTGGATGACCAGTCTTCACGCCCCACCTACCTGCCTGCCTCTCAGGGTTGCTGTGAGGGTAAACGAGACGTGAGAACAAACCCTCGACACTAGCGTGCTTCCTAAGCAGGGAGGCCCTTTGTGAACTTCAAGGAGCCTTCCTGAAGCCCGCGCCACATCCCTCTGCAGACACACGACGGCCAGTTCACCATCGTGCAGCTGGTGGGCATGCTCCGAGGCGTGGGCGCAGGCATGCGCTACCTCTCAGACCTGGGCTATGTCCACCGCGACCTGGCTGCTCGCAATGTCCTGGTTGACGGCAACCTGGTCTGCAAGGTGTCAGACTTCGGGCTCTCCCGGGTGCTGGAGGACGACCCTGATGCTGCCTATACCACCACAGTGCGTAGCCCATGCCCCATGTGTCGTTAGGGAGGTTGGAAATTTCAGTGTTGCCTCCAGCCTGGGGCGACTCCTGTCTCTTCTCTGCACCTCTGTTTGCCCCTCTGTCAAATGGGTGCAAGCTTTCCCACCTTTGTGCTGTTGGAGAGACACCAGGGCTGGTCCCCATGGCCCCTCATTCACTGGGAGATTTGGGGAGAGTTTGATTTCTCTCTGAGTCACATCCACTCTGTATCTGTCCCTAAAGTTTGGCTAAAACCTTCCAGCATTTTCACAATGTATTCTGTGGGGATTTGGGCTTCTTGAAAGGGGCCTTAAGTGCAGAGGTCTGCCTCAATCAGTGCCTACCCTTAGGGTCTCACCCACTGAGGTTTCACTTAGAGAAAGGATTTTGTAAGGGGGTGACGGGAGCTGGAAACCTGCTAGACCACGTTGTCTGAGCTTCATCACTTGttcaggcatcagttcagttcagtcgctcagtcgtgtctgactctttgtgaccccatggactgcagcacgccaggcctccttgtccatcaccaactcccggagttcactcaaactcatgtccatcgagtcggtgatgccacccaaccatctcctcctctgccatccccttctcctcctgccttcagtctttcccagcatcagggtcttttcctatgagtcagttctttgcctcaacCTGTTGACCGGCTCTTACTGACCGTCTCCAGGGTGCCGAGCCCACCACCCACTGTCTCTCGTTCAGTCTCCCCTCCTGCTCCGTGCGCGGGTCCCCCCCGCATCAGAACAGGTGATCGTGGAAGGTCGTGGAGGCCGTGTCTCTCCAACCAGCCTGCAAGTTTCCCTGCGCTCAGCTCCTGGTCAGGCTGGGGAGGTGTTCTCAACACGCGTGTGTCCGTCACAGGGAGGCAAGATCCCCATTCGCTGGACAGCCCCCGAGGCCATCGCCTTCCGGACCTTCTCCTCAGCCAGCGACGTGTGGAGTTTCGGGGTGGTCATGTGGGAGGTGCTGGCCTACGGGGAGCGGCCCTACTGGAACATGACCAACCGGGACGTGAGTGCCAGAACCTGGCTGGGCAGTGGCGTTCCGGGGCCAGGGGGCGAGGGGGCTGCTCCAGCCCAGCACCATGTTCCCCCTCAGGTCATTAGCTCGGTGGAGGAGGGCTACCGCCTGCCCGCACCCATGGGCTGCCCCCACGCGCTGCACCAGCTCATGCTTGACTGCTGGCACAAAGACCGCGCCCAGCGGCCTCGCTTCTCACATATCGTCAGCGTCCTGGATTCGCTCATCCACAGCCCTGAGAGTCTCAGGGCCACGGCCACCGTGCACAGGTGCCTGGCGCCCACCTCAGCCCCGCCCAAGCCGGGCTGCCCTCCCCGCTTGCCCTGGATAAGGCCCCGGCTTCGTCCAGGCCTCGGGACAGCTCCGCCTGGACCCCTGGACCAGACCCAGCCTGGGCCTCTGACCCCTGTTCACCCCTCTCCTTCCAAGCCCGGGTAAACCCCTTAGCTGCTGCCGAACCTGACGGTGGCGGGTGCCAGTGTCTCCTGGCAGGCACCTTACCCAGGGCCCCTCTGCCTCAGGTGTCCGCCCCCCGCCTTTGCCCGGAGCTGCTTTGACCTccgagggggcgggggcggcagcGGGGGC belongs to Capra hircus breed San Clemente chromosome 2, ASM170441v1, whole genome shotgun sequence and includes:
- the EPHA8 gene encoding ephrin type-A receptor 8 codes for the protein MAPARGRLPPALWVVTAAAAAATCVSAARGEVNLLDTSTIHGDWGWLTYPAHGWDSINEVDESFRPIHTYQVCNVMSPNQNNWLRTSWVPRDGARRVYAEIKFTLRDCNSMPGVPGTCKETFNLYYLESDRDLGASTQESQFLKIDTIAADESFTGADLGVRRLRLNTEVRGVGPLSKRGFYLAFQDIGACLAILSLRVYYKKCPTMVRNLAAFSEAVTGADSSSLVEVRGQCVRHSEERDTPKMYCSAEGEWLVPIGKCVCSAGYEERRDACVACELGFYKSAPGDQLCARCPPHSHSAAPAAQACRCDLSYYRAALDPPSAACTRPPSAPVNLISSVNGTSVTLEWAPPLDRGGRSDITYNAVCRRCPWALGHCETCGSGTRFVPQQTSLVQASLLVANLLAHMNYSFWIEAVNGVSDLSPEPRRAAMVNITTNQAAPSQVVVIRQERAGQTSVSLLWQEPEQPNGIILEYEIKYYEKDKEVQSYSTLKALTTSATVSGLKPGTRYVFQVRARTSAGCGRFSQAMEVETGKPRPSYDTRTIVWICLTLITGLVVLLLLLICKKRHCGYSKAFQHSDEEKMHYQNGQAPPPVFLPLHHPPGKIPEPKFYTEPHTYEEPGRTGRGFTREIEASRIHIEKIIGSGESGEVCYGRLRIPGQRDVPVAIKALKAGYTERQRRDFLSEASIMGQFDHPNIIRLEGVVTRGRLAMIVTEYMENGSLDAFLRTHDGQFTIVQLVGMLRGVGAGMRYLSDLGYVHRDLAARNVLVDGNLVCKVSDFGLSRVLEDDPDAAYTTTGGKIPIRWTAPEAIAFRTFSSASDVWSFGVVMWEVLAYGERPYWNMTNRDVISSVEEGYRLPAPMGCPHALHQLMLDCWHKDRAQRPRFSHIVSVLDSLIHSPESLRATATVHRCPPPAFARSCFDLRGGGGGSGGLTVGDWLDSIRMGRYRDHFAAGGYSSLGMVLRMNAQDVRALGITLMGHQKKILGSIQTMRAQLTSTQGPRRHL